The following proteins are co-located in the Telopea speciosissima isolate NSW1024214 ecotype Mountain lineage chromosome 9, Tspe_v1, whole genome shotgun sequence genome:
- the LOC122640749 gene encoding disease resistance protein RUN1-like yields the protein MGGLGKTTIAKAAYNRIFRSFNGSSFLIDVREEASQGNKGLVSLQNRLLKDILKRDHDVSIVSKGSKLIEKLLNRKKVLLILDDVDDHVQLDVLVGGINWFGQGSRIIITTRDYQSLNAHKVDKDIQIYKLEGLDFENSLQLLSLYAFSKNEPPEKYKQLSNEIVSCAEGLPLTLEVLGSFLFDKDKEEWEETLHGLRDILDDKVSGMSIKSYDDKVIEKLKISYDKLSDHAKTIFLDIACHFTGWMVETTIPIWEACELRPRLAMKELTQKHLLKIENDFQEQKLRMHDQLRFMGRRIVSKDSHGDPAKRTRLWSCDEILKSLKKSTFLQEPNQDLLLAR from the exons ATGGGTGGCCTCGGAAAGACAACTATTGCAAAAGCCGCCTATAATCGCATCTTTAGAAGCTTTAATGGGAGTAGCTTTCTTATAGATGTGAGAGAAGAAGCATCACAAGGAAATAAGGGTTTAGTTTCCTTGCAAAATCGACTTCTTAAAGATATCTTGAAGAGGGACCACGACGTGAGCATTGTTTCTAAAGGATCAAAATTGATAGAAAAACTACTTAATCGAAAAAAAGTTCTTCTTATTCTTGATGATGTGGATGATCATGTACAACTTGATGTATTGGTTGGTGGAATCAATTGGTTTGGTCAAGGAAGCAGGATCATCATAACGACTAGAGATTACCAAAGTTTGAATGCACATAAAGTTGATAAAGATATTCAAATATACAAGCTTGAAGGACTGGATTTtgagaattctcttcaactcTTAAGCTTGTATGCCTTTTCAAAGAACGAACCTCCAGAAAAGTATAAGCAACTTTCAAATGAAATTGTAAGTTGTGCTGAAGGGTTACCGCTGACTCTAGAGGTGCTgggttcttttttatttgataaagacaaagaagaatggGAAGAAACATTACACGGATTGAGAGATATTCTTGATGACAAGGTCTCTGGAATGTCAATAAAAAGCTATGATGACAAGGTCATTGAGAAGTTGAAGATAAGTTACGATAAATTAAGTGATCATGCGAAAACTATATTTCTTGATATTGCATGCCATTTCACTGGATGGATGGTAGAAACAACAATTCCAATATGGGAAGCTTGTGAGTTACGTCCTAGATTAGCAATGAAAGAACTCACTCAAAAGCACCTCCTAAAGATAGAGAATGATTTTCAGGAGCAAAAATTGAGAATGCATGATCAGCTTCGATTTATGGGAAGGAGAATTGTCTCAAAAGACAGCCATGGGGACCCTGCCAAACGTACTAGATTGTGGTCATGTGATGAGATCTTAAAATCATTAAAGAAAAGCACG TTCCTCCAGGAACCAAATCAAGATTTGTTGCTTGCGAGATAA
- the LOC122640748 gene encoding putative adenylate cyclase regulatory protein: MTFLKSLILRTCFSFNKLPTSIGNLKHLVKLLVSGTEIEVLPDGVGQLEKLEELDVSDCRKLVRLPTSMGRMRNLLHFDLSDTMIVKLPDDFSKLISSLEVLRLGIVELDDDQIDDYKRRLQPLPVSMSTFSQLQVLYLAGYMNLESLPELPSTLTRLEDKSCISLQIISDLSHLERLKDLYISNCVNIKKIPGLEGTKSLEKFNVEDCHKLTELLDLSNLKRLRELSIKDCTDLEEINGLEGTESLEEFRVQGCHKLRKLPDLSNLKRLRVLDMFRCENLEEIHGLEGIESVECFNVEGCHKLTKLLNLSNLKRLGKLYIDCENLEIIHGLEGTESLEVLMWKVATN; the protein is encoded by the exons ATGACTTTTCTCAAAAGTCTTATTCTCAGAACTTGTTTTTCATTCAATAAGTTGCCTACATCCATAGGTAATCTAAAACATTTGGTTAAGCTTTTGGTAAGTGGCACAGAAATTGAAGTACTGCCGGATGGTGTAGGGCAGTTAGAGAAGCTTGAGGAGCTAGACGTTTCAGATTGCCGTAAGCTTGTGAGGTTACCAACATCAATGGGTAGAATGAGGAATTTGCTTCACTTTGACCTGTCTGATACCATGATTGTAAAATTACCAGATGATTTTTCAAAGCTGATCTCGAGCTTAGAGGTGTTAAGATTGGGCATAGTGGAGCTAGATGATGATCAGATAGACGACTACAAGAGGAGGCTTCAACCACTCCCAGTCAGCATGAGTACTTTTTCTCAGCTTCAGGTTCTGTATTTGGCAGGCTACATGAACCTTGAATCTCTCCCAGAGCTTCCCTCCACTTTAACTCGTCTGGAAGATAAGAGTTGTATTTCACTGCAGATAATTTCAGATTTATCACACTTGGAAAGATTGAAGGACTTATACATTAGCAATTGTgtaaatataaagaaaattcCCGGCCTTGAAGGAACAAAGTCCTTGGAAAAGTTTAACGTGGAGGATTGccacaaattgacagagttgcTGGATTTGTCAAACCTGAAAAGACTGAGGGAATTAAGCATTAAAGATTGTACCGACCTAGAAGAAATTAACGGCCTCGAAGGGACAGAATCCTTGGAAGAGTTTAGAGTGCAGGGTTGCCACAAATTAAGAAAGTTACCAGATTTGTCAAACCTGAAAAGATTGAGGGTATTAGACATGTTTCGTTGTGAAAATCTAGAGGAAATTCACGGCCTCGAAGGAATAGAATCCGTGGAATGCTTTAATGTGGAGGGTTGCCACAAATTAACAAAGTTACTGAATTTGTCTAACCTGAAAAGATTGGGTAAATTATACATCGATTGTGAAAATCTTGAGATTATTCACGGACTCGAAGGAACAGAATCCTTGGAAGTGTTGA TGTGGAAGGTTGCCACAAATTAA